A window of the Brassica napus cultivar Da-Ae chromosome C5, Da-Ae, whole genome shotgun sequence genome harbors these coding sequences:
- the LOC106452932 gene encoding ubiquitin-like-conjugating enzyme ATG10 isoform X1 yields the protein MDSAGEVLNDGKITLEGFTVAARAFADKWKRHNLSFPSWSWVPLINRTLLKKEECYLSLEKIIILSSLEGSAEEESLGVTADWWEKEESIDHTVLVQNVEDEAHYYDYHIVYSASYMVPMLYFRGYSSDGKPLSLDVIKRDLPSSSVSLLLESKWTFITQEEHPYLNRPWFKLHPCGTEEWIKLLSESSSSDGCQMPVELYLVSWFSVVGQVVGLRTPLEMLI from the exons ATGGATTCAGCTGGAGAGGTCCTCAACGATGGCAAAATCACTCTCGAGGGTTTCACTGTAGCCGCTCGAGCTTTCGCGGATAAATGGAAAAGACATAACCTTTCGTTCCCTTCATGGTCATGGGTTCCTCTGATCAATCGAACTCTACTTAAG AAGGAGGAATGTTACTTATCGCTAGAGAAAATCATCATTCTCAGCTCACTTGAG GGAAGTGCTGAGGAGGAGTCTTTAGGTGTAACAGCTGATTGGTGGGAGAAGGAAGAATCAATTGATCACACGGTCTTG GTACAGAACGTTGAAGATGAAGCACACTACTATGATTACCATATCGTTTACAGTGCGTCATACATGGTTCCTATGCTGTATTTTCGTGGATACTCTAGTG ATGGAAAGCCTCTTTCTTTGGATGTTATCAAGAGAGATCTGCCTTCAAGCTCTGTTAGTCTTTTGCTGGAATCTAAGTGGACTTTTATAACACAGGAG GAGCATCCGTATTTGAACAGGCCGTGGTTCAAGCTGCATCCTTGTGGGACTGAGGAATGGATCAAGCTGCTTTCCGAAAGCAGCAGCTCTGATGGTTGTCAGATGCCAGTCGAGTTGTACTTGGTTTCATGGTTCTCTGTTGTCGGGCAGGTTGTTGGTCTTAGGACCCCTCTTGAGATGCTGATTTAG
- the LOC106452932 gene encoding ubiquitin-like-conjugating enzyme ATG10 isoform X2, translated as MDSAGEVLNDGKITLEGFTVAARAFADKWKRHNLSFPSWSWVPLINRTLLKKEECYLSLEKIIILSSLEGSAEEESLGVTADWWEKEESIDHTVLNVEDEAHYYDYHIVYSASYMVPMLYFRGYSSDGKPLSLDVIKRDLPSSSVSLLLESKWTFITQEEHPYLNRPWFKLHPCGTEEWIKLLSESSSSDGCQMPVELYLVSWFSVVGQVVGLRTPLEMLI; from the exons ATGGATTCAGCTGGAGAGGTCCTCAACGATGGCAAAATCACTCTCGAGGGTTTCACTGTAGCCGCTCGAGCTTTCGCGGATAAATGGAAAAGACATAACCTTTCGTTCCCTTCATGGTCATGGGTTCCTCTGATCAATCGAACTCTACTTAAG AAGGAGGAATGTTACTTATCGCTAGAGAAAATCATCATTCTCAGCTCACTTGAG GGAAGTGCTGAGGAGGAGTCTTTAGGTGTAACAGCTGATTGGTGGGAGAAGGAAGAATCAATTGATCACACGGTCTTG AACGTTGAAGATGAAGCACACTACTATGATTACCATATCGTTTACAGTGCGTCATACATGGTTCCTATGCTGTATTTTCGTGGATACTCTAGTG ATGGAAAGCCTCTTTCTTTGGATGTTATCAAGAGAGATCTGCCTTCAAGCTCTGTTAGTCTTTTGCTGGAATCTAAGTGGACTTTTATAACACAGGAG GAGCATCCGTATTTGAACAGGCCGTGGTTCAAGCTGCATCCTTGTGGGACTGAGGAATGGATCAAGCTGCTTTCCGAAAGCAGCAGCTCTGATGGTTGTCAGATGCCAGTCGAGTTGTACTTGGTTTCATGGTTCTCTGTTGTCGGGCAGGTTGTTGGTCTTAGGACCCCTCTTGAGATGCTGATTTAG
- the LOC106399517 gene encoding uncharacterized protein LOC106399517, whose product MAESEPKIEYTPTNVEPAVTMTSPASSSVATTSVHVSALDGLVNVNSLFTIAVFVGLSLATPGQHSLEQRSNCDASDDVAKKLLVFEVVSFSFFLFSSLVAQGLKLALNLLNSKDVDEIFRAHINIKVLRWGMMASAVGSVMGCLFLMLSMVNVIQIRLGLLSCGSKSAVQAVATLVTLVSSALLVYISTAFYAFWH is encoded by the exons ATGGCAGA ATCTGAGCCAAAAATCGAGTACACGCCGACCAACGTCGAACCCGCCGTCACAATGACGTCACCGGCATCTTCCTCCGTCGCCACAACAAGCGTCCACGTAAGCGCACTCGACGGGCTCGTCAACGTGAACTCCCTCTTCACAATCGCCGTCTTCGTCGGCCTCTCCTTAGCCACCCCGGGACAGCACAGCCTCGAGCAGCGGTCAAACTGCGACGCGAGCGACGACGTGGCGAAGAAGCTGCTGGTCTTCGAAGTTGTCTCCTtcagcttcttcctcttctcctccCTCGTAGCTCAGGGTCTCAAGCTCGCGCTGAACCTCCTCAACAGCAAAGACGTGGACGAGATTTTCAGGGCGCATATCAACATCAAGGTGCTGAGATGGGGAATGATGGCGTCTGCGGTTGGATCTGTGATGGGTTGTTTGTTCTTGATGCTCtctatggttaatgtgattcaGATCCGTTTGGGGTTGCTATCTTGCGGTAGTAAATCTGCGGTTCAGGCGGTTGCGACGCTTGTGACGCTGGTTTCCTCTGCTCTGTTGGTTTATATCTCTACTGCCTTTTACGCTTTTTGGCACTGA
- the LOC106400164 gene encoding protein FAR1-RELATED SEQUENCE 5-like has product MEGNLLRGKDVVETMENIVTEEASSVVEPFIGMEFESEEAAKSFYDSYAKSTGFVMRVDAFRRSMRDGTVVWRKLVCNKEGFRRSRPRRSESRKPRAITREGCKALIVVKKDKSGKWIVTKFVKEHNHPLLSLLANARRSSHISQSPDEKDAKIRELSTELSRERKRCAALQQQLDMVLNVMEEHANHLSVNINNVIQSVKEIESITFTKSLIS; this is encoded by the exons TGGAGGGGAACCTTTTACGTGGAAAAGACGTAGTAGAGACGATGGAGAATATAGTAACAGAAGAAGCTTCTTCAGTTGTGGAGCCTTTCATTGGTATGGAGTTTGAATCAGAAGAAGCTGCAAAGTCTTTCTACGACAGTTACGCTAAAAGCACTGGTTTCGTTATGAGAGTGGATGCTTTCAGGAGGTCAATGCGAGACGGGACCGTGGTGTGGCGCAAACTCGTGTGTAACAAAGAAGGGTTCCGTAGATCAAGACCTAGGAGAAGCGAGAGCAGGAAGCCTCGTGCTATAACAAGAGAAGGATGTAAGGCTTTGATCGTGGTGAAGAAAGACAAGTCCGGAAAATGGATCGTCACTAAGTTTGTGAAAGAACATAATCATCCTCTCTTGTCTCTACTTGCTAACGCTCGCCGGAGTTCACATATCTCTCAATCACCG GACGAGAAAGACGCAAAGATTAGGGAGCTTAGCACAGAGCTGAGCCGAGAGAGAAAGCGTTGTGCTGCGTTGCAACAGCAACTTGATATGGTCCTAAACGTGATGGAAGAACATGCTAATCATCTCTCTGTCAATATCAATAATGTTATCCAAAGTGTAAAAGAAATAGAGTCCATTACTTTCACCAAATCCCTGATCAGCTGA
- the LOC106400320 gene encoding calmodulin-like protein 3: MDQTELSRIFQMFDRNGDGKITKQELNDSLENLGIYIPDKDLVQMIEKIDLNGDGYVDIEEFGGLYQSIMDDRDEEEDIIEAFNVFDQNRDGFITVEELRSVLSSLGLKQGRTLEDCKRMISKVDVDGDGMVNFKEFKQMMKGGGFAVLESSL; the protein is encoded by the coding sequence ATGGATCAAACAGAGCTTTCCCGGATATTCCAAATGTTCGACAGGAACGGTGACGGCAAAATCACCAAACAAGAGCTGAACGATTCGTTAGAGAATCTCGGAATCTACATCCCGGACAAAGACTTGGTGCAGATGATCGAGAAGATTGATCTCAACGGTGACGGGTACGTGGACATCGAAGAGTTCGGAGGGCTGTACCAGTCGATCATGGACGACAGAGACGAGGAGGAAGACATCATAGAGGCGTTCAACGTGTTTGATCAGAACCGTGACGGGTTCATCACGGTGGAAGAGCTGAGATCCGTGTTATCTTCCTTGGGGCTCAAGCAAGGAAGAACCCTAGAGGATTGTAAGAGGATGATAAGTAAAGTGGACGTTGATGGAGATGGGATGGTGAATTTCAAAGAGTTTAAGCAAATGATGAAAGGTGGTGGATTTGCCGTTTTAGAATCAAGCTtgtaa
- the LOC106402098 gene encoding 2Fe-2S ferredoxin-like, with protein sequence MATNLLKLSSQIRRLSPLTGSLTVRTSATSTGSSGSKKVSDRIVKLSAIDADGDKKDIIGLSGQTLLRALTHTGLIDPLSHRLDDIDACSAECEVQIAEEWLEKLPPRTYDEEYVLKRNSRSRVLNKHSRLGCQVVLTQELQGMVVAVPEAKPWDIP encoded by the coding sequence ATGGCGACGAATCTCCTGAAACTCTCCTCTCAAATCCGCCGCCTCTCTCCACTCACCGGATCCCTAACCGTCCGCACCTCCGCCACATCCACCGGATCATCAGGATCGAAGAAAGTCTCCGACCGAATCGTCAAGCTCTCCGCGATCGATGCCGACGGAGACAAGAAGGACATCATCGGCCTCTCCGGCCAGACTCTCCTCCGCGCGCTCACCCACACCGGCCTGATCGATCCGCTGTCGCATAGGTTGGATGATATCGACGCTTGCTCGGCCGAGTGCGAGGTCCAGATCGCTGAGGAGTGGCTCGAGAAGCTCCCGCCCCGTACCTACGACGAGGAGTACGTGCTGAAGCGTAACTCGAGATCACGTGTGCTGAACAAGCACTCGCGTCTCGGGTGTCAGGTTGTGTTGACGCAGGAGCTTCAAGGTATGGTTGTGGCTGTCCCTGAAGCTAAGCCTTGGGACATCCCGTAA
- the LOC106397138 gene encoding uncharacterized protein LOC106397138: protein MIRILQISILCFFLVAGISISSSEEEEETIYKILQDNGLPSGIFPKGVTEFTFDGETGRFSVYLNQSCDAKYETELRYDTNITGTLSSANVTDLSGISAQDLFLWFPVKGIRVDVPSSGLIYFDVGVVRKQYSLSVFETPRDCVAVRRENEVESSVLSLHRVDETLGRNDI from the exons ATGATTCGTATCCTCCAAATCTCGATCCTCTGTTTCTTCCTCGTCGCCGGGATCTCGATCTCCTCctcggaagaggaggaggagactaTCTACAAGATCCTCCAGGACAACGGACTCCCGTCGGGGATATTCCCTAAAGGCGTGACGGAATTCACCTTCGACGGCGAGACGGGACGGTTCTCCGTTTACTTGAACCAGTCGTGCGACGCCAAGTACGAGACGGAGCTTCGCTACGACACGAATATCACGGGAACGCTGAGCTCTGCTAACGTAACTGATTTGTCGGGAATATCGGCTCAGGATCTGTTCCTGTGGTTTCCGGTTAAAGGGATCCGTGTCGATGTCCCGAGCTCGGGGCTTATATACTTCGACGTTGGTGTCGTTCGCAAGCAGTACTCTTTGTCTGTGTTCGAGACGCCGAGAGATTGCGTCGCGGTTCGTCGTGAAAATGAG GTTGAATCTTCTGTGTTGTCATTGCATCGAGTAGATGAAACTCTTGGGAGAAACGATATTTAG
- the LOC125587947 gene encoding uncharacterized protein LOC125587947 isoform X8, with amino-acid sequence MHAMESRSSPILLSDITTPFSTLLCSLSGRVYNFDSDESFLYFFFEDEWPYKDETLRQAVCKFNGKSWKKIVAGTSWLNISK; translated from the exons ATGCATGCCATGGAATCAAGATCGTCGCCGATTCTTCTCTCTGATATCACCACTCCGTTTTCGACCTTATTATGCTCCCTCTCTG GGAGAGTTTACAACTTTGATTCTGATGAGAGCTTTCTTTACTTCTTCTTT GAGGACGAGTGGCCCTATAAG GATGAGACATTGAGACAAGCAGTTTGTAAGTTTAATGGCAAGAGCTGGAAGAAAATAG TGGCAGGTACGTCTTGGCTCAACATCTCCAAGTAG
- the LOC125587947 gene encoding uncharacterized protein LOC125587947 isoform X9, whose amino-acid sequence MHAMESRSSPILLSDITTPFSTLLCSRRVYNFDSDESFLYFFFEDEWPYKDETLRQAVCKFNGKSWKKIVLQMLFFGVYP is encoded by the exons ATGCATGCCATGGAATCAAGATCGTCGCCGATTCTTCTCTCTGATATCACCACTCCGTTTTCGACCTTATTATGCTCCC GGAGAGTTTACAACTTTGATTCTGATGAGAGCTTTCTTTACTTCTTCTTT GAGGACGAGTGGCCCTATAAG GATGAGACATTGAGACAAGCAGTTTGTAAGTTTAATGGCAAGAGCTGGAAGAAAATAG TGCTTCAGATGTTGTTCTTTGGTGTATATCCCTGA
- the LOC125587947 gene encoding uncharacterized protein LOC125587947 isoform X7, with translation MHAMESRSSPILLSDITTPFSTLLCSLSGRVYNFDSDESFLYFFFEDEWPYKDETLRQAVCKFNGKSWKKIVLQMLFFGVYP, from the exons ATGCATGCCATGGAATCAAGATCGTCGCCGATTCTTCTCTCTGATATCACCACTCCGTTTTCGACCTTATTATGCTCCCTCTCTG GGAGAGTTTACAACTTTGATTCTGATGAGAGCTTTCTTTACTTCTTCTTT GAGGACGAGTGGCCCTATAAG GATGAGACATTGAGACAAGCAGTTTGTAAGTTTAATGGCAAGAGCTGGAAGAAAATAG TGCTTCAGATGTTGTTCTTTGGTGTATATCCCTGA
- the LOC125587947 gene encoding uncharacterized protein LOC125587947 isoform X10, which translates to MHAMESRSSPILLSDITTPFSTLLCSLSGRVYNFDSDESFLYFFFEDEWPYKDETLRQAVCKFNGKSWKKIAKLK; encoded by the exons ATGCATGCCATGGAATCAAGATCGTCGCCGATTCTTCTCTCTGATATCACCACTCCGTTTTCGACCTTATTATGCTCCCTCTCTG GGAGAGTTTACAACTTTGATTCTGATGAGAGCTTTCTTTACTTCTTCTTT GAGGACGAGTGGCCCTATAAG GATGAGACATTGAGACAAGCAGTTTGTAAGTTTAATGGCAAGAGCTGGAAGAAAATAG CTAAGCTGAAGTAG
- the LOC125587947 gene encoding uncharacterized protein LOC125587947 isoform X2 gives MPWNQDRRRFFSLISPLRFRPYYAPSLGEFTTLILMRAFFTSSLYVKAYNFESHQLVFPKLLIAIAFSFYMRLILIIVFGNARRTSGPIRQAKGGWTSSDETLRQAVCKFNGKSWKKIVAGTSWLNISK, from the exons ATGCCATGGAATCAAGATCGTCGCCGATTCTTCTCTCTGATATCACCACTCCGTTTTCGACCTTATTATGCTCCCTCTCTG GGAGAGTTTACAACTTTGATTCTGATGAGAGCTTTCTTTACTTCTTCTTTGTATGTGAAAGCTTACAACTTTGAATCACATCAACTCGTTTTTCCCAAACTGTTAATTGCAATTGCTTTTAGTTTCTATATGAGATTGATTTTGATAATTGTTTTTGGTAATGCCAGGAGGACGAGTGGCCCTATAAGGCAAGCCAAAGGCGGCTGGACCTCTTCC GATGAGACATTGAGACAAGCAGTTTGTAAGTTTAATGGCAAGAGCTGGAAGAAAATAG TGGCAGGTACGTCTTGGCTCAACATCTCCAAGTAG
- the LOC125587947 gene encoding uncharacterized protein LOC125587947 isoform X4, protein MPWNQDRRRFFSLISPLRFRPYYAPSLGEFTTLILMRAFFTSSLYVKAYNFESHQLVFPKLLIAIAFSFYMRLILIIVFGNARRTSGPIRQAKGGWTSSDETLRQAVCKFNGKSWKKIAKLK, encoded by the exons ATGCCATGGAATCAAGATCGTCGCCGATTCTTCTCTCTGATATCACCACTCCGTTTTCGACCTTATTATGCTCCCTCTCTG GGAGAGTTTACAACTTTGATTCTGATGAGAGCTTTCTTTACTTCTTCTTTGTATGTGAAAGCTTACAACTTTGAATCACATCAACTCGTTTTTCCCAAACTGTTAATTGCAATTGCTTTTAGTTTCTATATGAGATTGATTTTGATAATTGTTTTTGGTAATGCCAGGAGGACGAGTGGCCCTATAAGGCAAGCCAAAGGCGGCTGGACCTCTTCC GATGAGACATTGAGACAAGCAGTTTGTAAGTTTAATGGCAAGAGCTGGAAGAAAATAG CTAAGCTGAAGTAG
- the LOC125587947 gene encoding uncharacterized protein LOC125587947 isoform X5, protein MPWNQDRRRFFSLISPLRFRPYYAPSLGEFTTLILMRAFFTSSLRTSGPIRQAKGGWTSSDETLRQAVCKFNGKSWKKIVLQMLFFGVYP, encoded by the exons ATGCCATGGAATCAAGATCGTCGCCGATTCTTCTCTCTGATATCACCACTCCGTTTTCGACCTTATTATGCTCCCTCTCTG GGAGAGTTTACAACTTTGATTCTGATGAGAGCTTTCTTTACTTCTTCTTT GAGGACGAGTGGCCCTATAAGGCAAGCCAAAGGCGGCTGGACCTCTTCC GATGAGACATTGAGACAAGCAGTTTGTAAGTTTAATGGCAAGAGCTGGAAGAAAATAG TGCTTCAGATGTTGTTCTTTGGTGTATATCCCTGA
- the LOC125587947 gene encoding uncharacterized protein LOC125587947 isoform X6, whose product MPWNQDRRRFFSLISPLRFRPYYAPSLGEFTTLILMRAFFTSSLRTSGPIRQAKGGWTSSDETLRQAVCKFNGKSWKKIAKLK is encoded by the exons ATGCCATGGAATCAAGATCGTCGCCGATTCTTCTCTCTGATATCACCACTCCGTTTTCGACCTTATTATGCTCCCTCTCTG GGAGAGTTTACAACTTTGATTCTGATGAGAGCTTTCTTTACTTCTTCTTT GAGGACGAGTGGCCCTATAAGGCAAGCCAAAGGCGGCTGGACCTCTTCC GATGAGACATTGAGACAAGCAGTTTGTAAGTTTAATGGCAAGAGCTGGAAGAAAATAG CTAAGCTGAAGTAG
- the LOC125587947 gene encoding uncharacterized protein LOC125587947 isoform X1, with amino-acid sequence MPWNQDRRRFFSLISPLRFRPYYAPSLGEFTTLILMRAFFTSSLYVKAYNFESHQLVFPKLLIAIAFSFYMRLILIIVFGNARRTSGPIRQAKGGWTSSDETLRQAVCKFNGKSWKKIVLQMLFFGVYP; translated from the exons ATGCCATGGAATCAAGATCGTCGCCGATTCTTCTCTCTGATATCACCACTCCGTTTTCGACCTTATTATGCTCCCTCTCTG GGAGAGTTTACAACTTTGATTCTGATGAGAGCTTTCTTTACTTCTTCTTTGTATGTGAAAGCTTACAACTTTGAATCACATCAACTCGTTTTTCCCAAACTGTTAATTGCAATTGCTTTTAGTTTCTATATGAGATTGATTTTGATAATTGTTTTTGGTAATGCCAGGAGGACGAGTGGCCCTATAAGGCAAGCCAAAGGCGGCTGGACCTCTTCC GATGAGACATTGAGACAAGCAGTTTGTAAGTTTAATGGCAAGAGCTGGAAGAAAATAG TGCTTCAGATGTTGTTCTTTGGTGTATATCCCTGA
- the LOC125587947 gene encoding uncharacterized protein LOC125587947 isoform X3: MPWNQDRRRFFSLISPLRFRPYYAPGEFTTLILMRAFFTSSLYVKAYNFESHQLVFPKLLIAIAFSFYMRLILIIVFGNARRTSGPIRQAKGGWTSSDETLRQAVCKFNGKSWKKIVLQMLFFGVYP, encoded by the exons ATGCCATGGAATCAAGATCGTCGCCGATTCTTCTCTCTGATATCACCACTCCGTTTTCGACCTTATTATGCTCCC GGAGAGTTTACAACTTTGATTCTGATGAGAGCTTTCTTTACTTCTTCTTTGTATGTGAAAGCTTACAACTTTGAATCACATCAACTCGTTTTTCCCAAACTGTTAATTGCAATTGCTTTTAGTTTCTATATGAGATTGATTTTGATAATTGTTTTTGGTAATGCCAGGAGGACGAGTGGCCCTATAAGGCAAGCCAAAGGCGGCTGGACCTCTTCC GATGAGACATTGAGACAAGCAGTTTGTAAGTTTAATGGCAAGAGCTGGAAGAAAATAG TGCTTCAGATGTTGTTCTTTGGTGTATATCCCTGA
- the BNAC05G44520D gene encoding uncharacterized protein BNAC05G44520D, producing MVRRNAVHATSSLPSRLWWPQQRRKGKRAVVRLGNRRRGFFVGQPRTVVQRWRMNIGKPMKIMRNIILGMISNGGNVKFFDAYLWSLPILRPQLFPLC from the coding sequence ATGGTAAGAAGAAACGCAGTTCATGCCACTTCAAGTCTTCCGTCTAGGCTTTGGTGGCCGCAGCAACGGAGGAAAGGAAAAAGGGCCGTCGTGAGATTAGGAAACCGGCGACGAGGATTCTTTGTGGGACAACCGCGGACGGTGGTGCAGAGATGGAGGATGAACATCGGAAAACCAATGAAAATAATGAGAAATATCATTTTGGGAATGATCTCAAATGGTGGAAATGTTAAGTTCTTTGATGCTTATCTTTGGTCTTTACCGATTTTACGTCCTCAGTTGTTTCCACTATGCTGA
- the LOC106400568 gene encoding asparagine--tRNA ligase, cytoplasmic 2-like: MDSHGKTHHEDASPNLIPLSKYSNRVELKTLLERSDGGAGFIEKRVVVGGWVKSSRAVKKESLPPVFVPPPSSGGSQASPTPSFSCTEIINSKMNIFRKVFDVLSSGGKTYPIFEKHDLAGQKASSPPEYIIHFQINDGSSVSTLQVIVDSVLSTVPATQLMSLGTCIVAEGVLREPLAASAKHVIELEAEKLLHVGAVDPDKYPLSKKQLPLHMLRDHSHFRPRTTTVGSVTRVHGALTLASHTFLQNNGFQYVQVPVITTTGAGEMFRVTTLLGEDDDKEEKKHVNEKDGVSIDTVKAAVKEKTRLIDHLKRTDSNREAVVAAVHDLKKTSDLASQLEMKQRPKASATLIKPEKVDFSKDFFGCEAYLTVSGRLHLESYASALGKVYTFGPRFIADKIDSTRHLAEMWNVETEIAFSELDDAMDCAAEFFKFLCNYLLENRHEDMKFISKRVDKTITIRIEATASSSILRFSYSEAISVLQKATTRTFETKPEWGVALTEEHLSYLTDEIYKGCVIIHSYPKEVKPFYTRLNDDKETVAAFDLVVPKVGVVITGSQNEERFEILDARISEYGLTTKEKYEWYLDLRRHGTVKHSGISLRMEHMLLFATGLPDIKDAVPFPRSWGKANN, from the exons ATGGATTCCCACGGGAAAACCCATCATGAAGACGCCTCTCCGAATCTCATTCCCTTGTCAAAGTACTCGAACCGAGTCGAGTTAAAGACTCTCCTCGAACGGAGCGACGGCGGCGCAGGTTTCATCGAGAAAAGGGTCGTCGTCGGTGGATGGGTGAAGTCCTCTAGAGCCGTAAAGAAAGAATCTTTACCGCCGGTTTTCGTCCCTCCGCCGTCGAGCGGCGGGAGTCAGGCTTCTCCGACGCCCAGCTTCAGCTGCACGGAGATAATCAACTCGAAGATGAATATTTTCAGAAAAGTTTTCGATGTCTTGAGCAGCGGCGGAAAGACTTACCCGATCTTCGAGAAACACGACCTCGCCGGTCAGAAGGCCTCGTCACCGCCGGAGTATATAATTCACTTCCAGATCAATGATGGCTCCTCCGTCTCCACTCTCCAG GTTATTGTTGATTCTGTGTTGTCGACTGTTCCAGCAACTCAGCTCATGTCTCTAGGGACATGTATTGTAGCAGAAGGTGTGTTGAGAGAACCATTGGCTGCTTCTGCAAAACACGTTATTGAGCTTGAGGCAGAGAAGCTTCTTCATGTGGGAGCAGTGGATCCTGACAAGTATCCACTCTCAAAGAAACAGCTTCCTCTGCATATGCTTAGAGACCACTCTCATTTCAGGCCCCGCACAACTACG GTTGGATCGGTGACTCGAGTCCACGGTGCATTAACTTTAGCGAGCCACACGTTTCTTCAAAACAATGGGTTTCAGTATGTTCAAGTACCAGTCATCACAACCACTGGAGCTGGCGAGATGTTTAGAGTCACTACTCTTTTAGGtgaagatgatgataaagagGAGAAGAAACATGTCAATGAAAAAGATGGAGTCAGCATTGACACAGTTAAGGCTGCGGTAAAGGAGAAGACTAGGCTAATTGACCACCTTAAGAGGACTGACAGCAACAGAGAAGCTGTGGTTGCTGCCGTACACGACTTGAAGAAAACGAGCGATCTTGCATCGCAGCTTGAGATGAAACAAAGACCAAAGGCATCAGCAACTCTGATCAAACCTGAGAAGGTTGATTTCTCGAAAGATTTCTTTGGTTGTGAGGCTTATCTGACTGTGTCTGGGAGGCTTCATCTTGAGAGCTATGCTTCTGCACTTGGAAAAGTCTATACCTTTGGACCGAGATTCATAGCTGATAAAATCGACAGTACAAGGCATTTGGCTGAGATGTGGAATGTGGAGACTGAGATAGCTTTCTCTGAATTAGAT GATGCTATGGATTGTGCTGCTGAATTCTTCAAGTTCCTGTGTAATTATCTTCTGGAAAATCGTCACGAAGACATGAAATTCATATCTAAACGAGTAGATAAGACCATCACCATACGTATTGAAGCAACAGCGTCTAGTTCTATTTTGAGGTTCTCTTATAGTGAAGCGATTAGTGTTCTACAAAAG GCAACCACTAGGACATTCGAAACCAAACCTGAGTGGGGCGTTGCTTTAACAGAGGAGCATCTCAG TTACCTAACTGATGAGATCTACAAGGGTTGTGTAATTATACATAGCTACCCGAAAGAGGTTAAACCGTTTTACACACGGTTGAATGACGATAAGGAGACTGTAGCAGCATTTGATCTGGTCGTACCAAAG GTTGGGGTTGTGATCACTGGGAGCCAAAACGAAGAACGGTTTGAGATTTTGGATGCGAGAATCAGTGAATATGGATTGACAACAAAGGAGAAGTACGAGTGGTACTTAGATTTAAGGAGGCATGGGACAGTGAAGCATTCTGGAATAAGTTTAAGAATGGAGCATATGCTTCTGTTTGCCACAGGACTTCCAGATATTAAAGACGCAGTTCCTTTCCCTAGAAGTTGGGGCAAAGCAAATAACTAA